Proteins encoded by one window of Synechococcus sp. MVIR-18-1:
- a CDS encoding FAD-binding oxidoreductase, producing MVFDTLHNELAAIADLSLLTSPADLDRYSRDAYDYSPVLREQLRQCRADLVVSAASVQAVQAVAAACHRHRVPLTLRGAGTGNYGQSVPLKGGVVLLMDALREVRSIDPVSGVVTVECGCLMRDLDRALAVHGRQLRLFPSTWRSATIGGFIGGGSGGIGSVRWGFLRDPGHLLGLEVVTMEASPRLLQLEAAEAEALNHAYGTNGIITALTLSSAARVAWQEVVVDCPDWTTAVELALRCGQAALELNLCTVLQSPIVDRLPSWSGSSRGQHRLLLLVAPDGVSTVERLASSVQAEVQVLGDEDNHQGNGLRELSWNHTTLHLRNHDPNWTYLQMLLPQPELVCMESLQQRWGDDLVWHLEAVRQQGAFRLAALPVVYWRGAKALQDLIDDCLAEGAFVFNPHVLTVEGGGLGVIDGDQVAAKHRHDPDGLLNPGKLGGFPE from the coding sequence ATGGTTTTCGATACTTTGCACAACGAGCTGGCAGCCATTGCTGATCTCAGCTTGCTGACGAGTCCAGCTGACTTGGATCGCTATTCCCGCGATGCCTACGACTACTCACCGGTGCTGCGAGAACAGCTCAGGCAATGCCGCGCTGATCTCGTGGTCAGTGCGGCTTCGGTGCAGGCGGTGCAAGCGGTGGCCGCGGCATGTCATCGCCATCGTGTTCCGCTCACCTTGCGTGGAGCGGGAACGGGAAATTATGGCCAGAGCGTGCCTTTAAAAGGGGGCGTGGTGCTCTTGATGGATGCGTTGCGCGAGGTGCGTTCCATCGATCCGGTGTCTGGCGTGGTGACTGTGGAATGCGGCTGCTTGATGCGCGACCTCGACCGCGCCTTGGCTGTTCATGGCCGTCAATTAAGGCTGTTTCCGAGTACTTGGCGTAGTGCCACGATCGGTGGCTTTATCGGAGGCGGATCTGGGGGAATCGGATCGGTGCGCTGGGGATTTTTGCGGGATCCTGGCCACCTCCTTGGCTTGGAGGTGGTGACGATGGAGGCCTCCCCTCGGCTGTTGCAACTGGAGGCTGCGGAGGCGGAAGCCCTCAATCACGCCTATGGCACCAATGGCATCATCACGGCGCTCACCCTCTCCTCGGCGGCGCGGGTGGCCTGGCAGGAGGTTGTTGTGGATTGTCCCGACTGGACGACGGCGGTGGAACTGGCCCTGCGTTGTGGTCAAGCTGCGCTTGAGTTGAACCTCTGCACTGTTTTGCAGTCGCCGATTGTGGATCGTCTCCCGTCGTGGAGTGGTTCCTCACGGGGACAGCACCGGTTGCTGTTGTTGGTGGCTCCCGATGGTGTGAGCACGGTTGAACGTCTGGCGAGCTCTGTTCAGGCGGAGGTGCAAGTGCTCGGGGATGAGGACAATCATCAGGGCAACGGTTTACGGGAGTTGAGCTGGAATCACACAACCCTGCATCTGCGCAATCACGATCCCAACTGGACCTACCTGCAGATGTTGTTGCCCCAGCCTGAACTGGTTTGTATGGAATCGCTCCAGCAGCGCTGGGGCGACGATCTCGTCTGGCATCTCGAGGCCGTTCGTCAGCAGGGGGCCTTCCGATTGGCGGCTCTGCCGGTGGTCTATTGGAGAGGAGCGAAGGCTCTCCAGGACTTAATCGACGACTGTCTTGCCGAGGGAGCGTTTGTGTTTAACCCCCATGTGCTCACCGTTGAGGGAGGCGGCCTGGGTGTGATTGATGGCGATCAGGTGGCAGCGAAGCATCGCCACGATCCTGATGGCTTGCTCAATCCAGGAAAGCTGGGTGGATTTCCCGAGTAG
- a CDS encoding D-alanine--D-alanine ligase family protein → MPSSPVRIGVVFGGASGEHAVSIRSAITIINALQEGKNQDHFEVVPVYIDRTGRWWPEQIANGVLEKKQPPADDSLPQPLPPAGFRSLPLDNDRVDVWFPVLHGPNGEDGTVQGLFTLMGKPYVGSGVLGSAVGMDKLAMKAAFAAAGLPQVPYVGLNAADLNHPERHNKLIARIETELGYPCFVKPANMGSSVGISKARDRDQLLAGLQEATRHDSRLVVERGVAARELECAVLGRQQLKASVVGEISFDADWYDYDTKYTDGCSQTLIPAPLPDQVSAQVQEIALQACTAVHAYGLARVDVFYDEHSGDIWLNEINTLPGFTSQSMYPMLWEASGVALSDLVAQLVYTAQE, encoded by the coding sequence ATGCCCTCTTCTCCCGTTCGCATTGGCGTGGTGTTCGGAGGAGCATCCGGTGAGCATGCCGTGTCGATTCGCTCAGCGATCACGATCATTAACGCCCTCCAAGAGGGGAAAAATCAAGATCACTTCGAGGTGGTTCCGGTTTACATCGATCGGACGGGGCGTTGGTGGCCTGAGCAGATTGCCAATGGCGTTCTCGAGAAAAAGCAGCCACCGGCAGATGACAGCCTTCCCCAGCCATTACCACCAGCGGGATTCCGCTCCCTACCGCTCGACAATGACCGCGTGGACGTGTGGTTCCCCGTCCTTCATGGTCCAAATGGAGAAGACGGCACGGTCCAAGGTTTGTTCACCTTGATGGGGAAGCCCTATGTGGGCTCCGGCGTGCTCGGTTCAGCCGTAGGGATGGACAAGCTGGCCATGAAAGCTGCTTTTGCAGCCGCAGGTCTACCCCAAGTTCCTTACGTGGGGCTAAACGCTGCGGACCTCAACCACCCTGAACGCCACAACAAGCTGATCGCCAGGATCGAAACGGAATTGGGATATCCCTGCTTCGTCAAGCCGGCAAACATGGGCTCATCCGTTGGGATCAGCAAAGCGCGTGATCGAGACCAACTGCTTGCGGGCCTGCAGGAAGCGACACGCCATGACAGTCGCCTTGTGGTGGAACGTGGTGTTGCCGCACGCGAGTTGGAATGCGCCGTACTCGGACGGCAACAGCTCAAGGCATCTGTGGTGGGCGAAATCAGCTTTGATGCCGATTGGTATGACTACGACACCAAATACACCGACGGCTGCAGCCAAACGCTGATTCCAGCTCCCCTTCCCGACCAAGTGAGCGCCCAGGTTCAGGAGATTGCCCTGCAAGCCTGTACGGCTGTTCATGCCTATGGCTTGGCCCGGGTGGATGTTTTTTACGATGAGCACAGCGGTGATATCTGGCTCAACGAGATCAATACCCTGCCTGGATTCACCTCCCAAAGCATGTATCCCATGCTTTGGGAGGCCAGTGGTGTCGCTTTATCAGACTTAGTGGCCCAGCTGGTCTACACAGCGCAAGAATGA
- a CDS encoding DUF4359 domain-containing protein encodes MVAVLALAASGAALAFTNPSPQDFKSYAGGQLVALISDELCGGGLPMVLQLWVKNCPRLIRDQEPALAELAGQFSRRLNLGLASIYTTELGGQDLLPTLRLPEYSVRTLGIAGQFVILHSSSDAGKIE; translated from the coding sequence GTGGTCGCTGTTCTGGCACTGGCCGCCTCTGGTGCGGCACTCGCCTTCACGAATCCCTCCCCTCAAGACTTCAAGAGCTATGCCGGCGGCCAGCTCGTCGCGTTGATCAGCGACGAGTTATGTGGGGGTGGACTGCCGATGGTGCTGCAGCTTTGGGTGAAAAATTGCCCGCGCTTGATTCGCGATCAGGAGCCAGCGTTGGCGGAGCTTGCTGGTCAGTTCAGCCGTCGTCTCAACCTTGGCTTAGCCAGCATTTACACCACCGAGCTTGGTGGACAGGACTTGCTTCCCACCTTGCGTCTTCCGGAGTATTCGGTCAGGACCCTCGGAATCGCCGGACAATTTGTCATCCTTCACTCCAGTAGTGATGCCGGCAAGATCGAATGA
- a CDS encoding enolase C-terminal domain-like protein: MGWFLRRFSLTKAVPLAISRGTTAQVEHLELTFSLDGCIGRGETGGFDTGHRAFSTDYLASELEALLPKLGDLDPADRQRLAPLLEPLSPPARCAVDLALWDWWGQRLGQPVWRLFGLDGSCSVATSVTLGLGSVDEVVSRLQRWWRQLPATRIKLKLGSADGCDHDRALLAAVAQALQEHGQQHQQQMELQVDANGGWSLEEAKAMQASLQQAGVVLLEQPMAAVLDPERDTAAFAALKPHCAMPLVADESCWDLQDLLRLAPHVDGVNLKLLKSGGLSEAWLMAQVAQRLDVDLMIGCYSDSLLLNGAAAQLLPLIRWPDLDSHLNLVDDPYRGLDLVGDQMRAPAAAGLGITRA, translated from the coding sequence ATGGGCTGGTTTCTTCGGCGCTTTTCTCTTACCAAAGCGGTGCCGCTTGCCATTAGCCGCGGAACCACGGCCCAGGTGGAACATCTTGAGCTCACCTTCAGCCTGGATGGCTGCATTGGCCGCGGCGAAACGGGAGGATTTGATACTGGGCATCGCGCCTTCAGCACCGATTACTTGGCTTCGGAGCTCGAGGCTTTGCTGCCAAAGCTGGGCGATCTAGATCCTGCTGATCGCCAGCGACTCGCTCCTTTATTGGAGCCGTTGTCACCCCCGGCCCGTTGTGCTGTCGACCTCGCTCTTTGGGATTGGTGGGGGCAAAGGCTGGGACAGCCGGTTTGGCGCTTGTTTGGTCTCGATGGCAGTTGCTCTGTTGCGACAAGCGTGACCCTGGGGCTCGGGTCAGTCGATGAGGTGGTGAGTCGTCTTCAGCGTTGGTGGCGGCAGTTGCCAGCAACACGCATCAAACTCAAACTTGGCAGCGCTGATGGCTGCGATCACGATCGGGCCCTGTTGGCGGCGGTAGCCCAAGCCTTGCAGGAGCACGGGCAACAGCATCAGCAGCAGATGGAGCTTCAAGTGGATGCCAACGGCGGCTGGAGTCTCGAGGAGGCAAAGGCGATGCAGGCCTCACTGCAACAGGCAGGGGTGGTGTTGCTGGAGCAGCCCATGGCGGCCGTACTCGATCCCGAGCGTGATACGGCTGCCTTTGCGGCGCTTAAGCCCCATTGCGCCATGCCCCTTGTGGCCGATGAGAGCTGTTGGGATCTCCAGGATTTGTTGCGCCTCGCCCCCCATGTGGATGGGGTGAATCTCAAGTTGCTGAAAAGCGGAGGGCTCAGTGAGGCTTGGCTGATGGCTCAGGTGGCTCAGCGCTTGGATGTGGATCTGATGATTGGCTGTTACTCCGACAGCCTCTTGCTCAATGGGGCGGCCGCCCAGCTGCTGCCCTTGATCCGCTGGCCTGATCTCGACAGCCATCTCAATCTTGTCGATGACCCCTATCGGGGGCTCGACTTGGTAGGAGATCAAATGCGAGCCCCGGCGGCGGCTGGGCTTGGGATCACCCGCGCCTGA
- a CDS encoding pentapeptide repeat-containing protein, producing the protein MRYRTLRSIFAIALLAFITALPFPVIALDTSTGVGLQDRALFQERVDYTLTNQSGSDFHGQNLFNTSFAGATGKGADFSGANLQGTIFTQAEFSEANFHGADLSDALMDRADFSKTDLRDALLIGVIASGSSFAGADIEGADFTNALLDREDQRRLCQDADGVNSSSGVSTRDSLEC; encoded by the coding sequence ATGCGCTATCGGACTTTGCGCTCAATCTTCGCGATTGCTCTGCTGGCGTTCATAACAGCTCTGCCATTCCCTGTCATCGCTCTCGATACCTCTACCGGTGTGGGGCTCCAAGATCGAGCCTTGTTCCAAGAGCGCGTGGATTACACCCTGACCAACCAAAGCGGTAGTGATTTTCATGGCCAGAACCTGTTCAACACATCCTTTGCAGGAGCGACGGGTAAAGGTGCAGATTTCAGCGGCGCCAACCTCCAAGGGACGATCTTTACCCAAGCAGAATTTTCAGAGGCAAATTTCCATGGCGCCGATCTGAGTGATGCCTTGATGGATCGTGCCGATTTCTCCAAAACGGATCTTCGCGACGCCTTGCTCATTGGTGTGATCGCCTCCGGAAGCAGCTTTGCCGGTGCAGACATCGAGGGCGCAGATTTCACAAATGCCTTGTTGGATCGGGAAGATCAACGCCGGCTCTGTCAGGACGCTGATGGCGTCAATTCCAGTAGCGGTGTCTCCACCCGCGACAGCCTGGAGTGCTAA
- a CDS encoding cell division protein FtsQ/DivIB, whose translation MSPDASSKKGLKRGKRKSQGPLPPGVERRRRLRQERRQERLIQLWRLVFFLLTATGLSWLLLTLGWNLRSASQIQISGSQRMDENIVVKAAGLSFPQSLLSLEPGEIESKLMQELPVQEVSVQRRLLPPGLDIQLVERRPIAAASRMGPKGIERGMVDREAQWMPMDMAKRGEKPASAVKVEGWISNRRTVIARILQQRDLLGRPLKTIVVEPAGGVSLRIEMLGLIYLGSNEALLEQQFKTIAQLTQSLPPNLRGTFNEGLDLSDPSQPELKLRPAPKPTTPVKVSNR comes from the coding sequence GTGAGCCCGGACGCCTCCAGCAAGAAGGGCCTCAAGCGCGGCAAACGCAAAAGCCAAGGCCCGCTTCCCCCTGGTGTGGAGCGGCGTCGAAGGCTGCGCCAAGAGCGCAGGCAAGAGCGCTTGATTCAACTGTGGCGTCTTGTTTTTTTTCTACTCACGGCCACTGGATTGAGCTGGCTACTGCTGACCCTGGGGTGGAACCTGCGATCCGCGTCACAAATTCAGATCAGCGGAAGCCAGCGGATGGACGAAAACATAGTGGTGAAGGCTGCAGGCCTCTCCTTTCCCCAATCACTGTTGAGCCTTGAGCCTGGTGAGATCGAGTCCAAATTGATGCAGGAACTGCCTGTGCAGGAGGTGTCCGTTCAGCGCCGCCTTCTTCCCCCAGGCCTCGACATCCAACTCGTGGAACGTCGCCCGATCGCGGCTGCCTCCCGTATGGGCCCCAAAGGAATCGAGCGGGGCATGGTGGACCGGGAGGCTCAGTGGATGCCGATGGACATGGCCAAGCGGGGGGAAAAGCCAGCGAGCGCAGTAAAAGTTGAAGGCTGGATTTCCAATCGACGCACAGTCATTGCCCGCATCCTTCAACAACGAGATCTGCTAGGTCGACCACTGAAAACAATTGTGGTGGAACCCGCCGGTGGCGTCAGTCTGCGCATTGAGATGCTTGGCCTCATTTATCTCGGCAGCAATGAGGCCCTGTTAGAGCAACAGTTCAAAACGATTGCGCAACTCACGCAAAGCCTTCCTCCCAACCTGCGCGGTACGTTCAATGAAGGCTTGGATCTCAGTGACCCAAGCCAACCTGAGCTGAAGTTACGGCCAGCGCCCAAGCCAACAACCCCGGTGAAAGTCAGCAATCGTTGA
- a CDS encoding DUF1611 domain-containing protein: protein MPVLLLQHGGLTSLTGKTGLAMLRHRRGPIAAVIDPAHAHGSLAEITGIDRTVPIVPDLAAALPYRPAVAVVGLAPSGGVLPDPLRRDALAALQAGLSLASGLHTQLGEDPDFKAACHPGQWIWDLRREPPSVQVGQARAASLSCQRVLAVGTDMAVGKMSACLALQAAAERHKLVCRFVGTGQAGILISGRGVPLDAVRVDYAAGVVEAAVLEAGSGLSEQDFLVVEGQGSLCHPGSTATLPLMRGSQPTALLMVHRAGQSTIGRLPEVPLPPLKECISLCESLAAIARPRGAGPPPRVQALALNTAELSAEEAQRAIESCQDALGLPCDDPIRNRADGLLEVFLNR from the coding sequence ATGCCTGTGCTGCTGCTTCAGCACGGTGGTCTCACGTCCCTAACCGGGAAGACAGGCCTTGCAATGTTGCGACATCGACGGGGGCCGATTGCTGCTGTGATTGACCCCGCCCATGCCCACGGTTCCCTGGCTGAGATCACAGGGATTGATCGGACGGTGCCGATCGTCCCCGATCTGGCTGCGGCTTTGCCCTATCGCCCTGCTGTTGCGGTGGTGGGTTTAGCGCCTTCCGGTGGAGTGTTGCCCGACCCGTTGCGACGAGATGCCTTGGCCGCACTGCAGGCCGGGTTAAGCCTGGCCAGTGGGTTACACACGCAGTTGGGAGAGGATCCCGATTTCAAGGCGGCTTGTCATCCCGGGCAATGGATTTGGGATTTACGCCGGGAGCCCCCGAGCGTGCAGGTGGGTCAGGCTCGCGCGGCCTCGCTCTCCTGTCAGCGGGTTTTAGCGGTGGGAACCGATATGGCTGTGGGAAAGATGAGCGCCTGTTTGGCGTTACAAGCGGCAGCAGAACGGCACAAGCTGGTGTGCCGGTTTGTAGGAACCGGTCAGGCTGGAATTTTGATCAGTGGCCGGGGCGTTCCTTTGGATGCGGTGCGTGTGGACTACGCGGCTGGTGTGGTGGAAGCGGCTGTATTAGAGGCAGGGTCGGGGTTGTCAGAGCAGGATTTCTTGGTGGTGGAAGGGCAAGGCTCGCTCTGTCACCCAGGCTCAACGGCCACGCTTCCCTTGATGCGCGGCAGTCAGCCAACGGCCTTGCTGATGGTGCATCGGGCTGGTCAGTCCACGATTGGGCGTTTGCCTGAGGTGCCGCTGCCCCCGTTGAAGGAGTGCATCAGTCTTTGTGAGTCGCTGGCGGCGATCGCGCGACCGCGAGGAGCAGGACCTCCTCCGAGGGTTCAAGCCCTGGCCCTCAACACAGCGGAGTTGTCGGCCGAGGAGGCGCAAAGAGCGATCGAGTCTTGTCAAGACGCTCTAGGACTTCCCTGTGATGACCCCATCCGCAATCGTGCAGACGGCCTTCTCGAGGTCTTCCTAAATCGTTGA
- the miaB gene encoding tRNA (N6-isopentenyl adenosine(37)-C2)-methylthiotransferase MiaB has protein sequence MASGTALVREKRRRNQPIVLKRQSPSCHKLAVTQTKRRFHRRRSPGSPPALALSSPASPSLTKTNPESSNRDEQQRGSYWITTFGCQMNKADSERMAGILETMGYQEAKAELDADLVLYNTCTIRDNAEQKVYSYLGRQAIRKRTNPNLTLVVAGCVAQQEGESLLRRVPELDLVMGPQHANRLETLLTQVQTGQQVVATEDHHILEDLTTARRDSSTCAWVNVIYGCNERCTYCVVPSVRGKEQSRLPDSIILEMEGLAARGFKEITLLGQNIDAYGRDLPGITAEGRRQHTLTDLLYQVHDVEGIERLRFATSHPRYFTERLIDACADLPKVCEHFHIPFQSGDNELLKAMARGYTVERYRRIIDRIRERMPDAAISADVIVAFPGETDAQYRRTLALIEEIGFDQVNTAAYSPRPNTPAADWNNQLSEDVKVARLQEINALVESTAKERNARYAGRVEQVLAEGVNPKDPSQLMGRTRTNRLTFFSADSPNGSTHRAGDLVDVRIDQVRSFSLTGTPVIN, from the coding sequence ATGGCAAGCGGCACCGCTTTGGTAAGAGAAAAGCGCCGAAGAAACCAGCCCATCGTCCTGAAACGCCAATCCCCAAGCTGCCACAAGTTGGCGGTGACTCAAACTAAAAGAAGATTTCACCGTCGTCGGTCTCCAGGATCGCCACCCGCTTTGGCTCTCTCCAGTCCCGCCAGCCCCAGTCTGACCAAGACCAACCCCGAATCCTCTAATCGGGACGAGCAGCAGCGGGGCAGCTACTGGATCACCACGTTTGGCTGCCAGATGAACAAAGCCGATTCCGAGCGGATGGCAGGAATCCTGGAAACCATGGGTTACCAGGAAGCCAAGGCTGAACTGGATGCCGATCTCGTTCTCTACAACACCTGCACCATTCGCGACAACGCCGAACAAAAGGTGTACAGCTATTTGGGTCGCCAGGCCATCCGCAAGCGAACCAATCCGAACCTCACCTTGGTGGTAGCTGGCTGCGTCGCTCAACAGGAGGGAGAGTCCCTACTGCGCCGCGTGCCAGAGCTGGATTTGGTGATGGGACCCCAGCACGCCAATCGCCTCGAGACCCTGCTCACACAAGTCCAAACCGGACAACAGGTGGTCGCGACGGAAGACCATCACATCCTCGAAGACCTCACCACCGCCAGGCGCGATAGCAGCACCTGCGCTTGGGTGAATGTGATCTATGGCTGCAACGAACGGTGCACCTATTGCGTTGTGCCCTCGGTTCGTGGCAAAGAGCAATCCCGGCTGCCGGACTCGATCATTTTGGAAATGGAGGGGCTAGCAGCTCGTGGTTTTAAAGAGATCACCCTGCTTGGACAAAATATTGATGCCTATGGCCGCGATCTACCAGGGATTACCGCCGAGGGTCGACGCCAACACACCCTCACAGATCTCCTCTACCAGGTGCATGACGTGGAGGGCATCGAACGCCTGCGCTTTGCCACGAGTCACCCGAGATATTTCACCGAGCGCCTGATTGATGCCTGCGCTGACCTCCCCAAAGTGTGCGAACACTTTCATATCCCTTTTCAAAGCGGTGATAACGAACTGCTGAAAGCCATGGCCCGCGGGTACACCGTTGAGCGCTATCGCCGCATCATTGATCGCATTCGCGAGCGCATGCCTGATGCCGCCATCAGTGCCGATGTGATCGTGGCCTTTCCCGGCGAAACCGATGCGCAATACAGACGCACCCTGGCGTTAATTGAGGAGATTGGCTTTGACCAAGTGAATACAGCCGCCTATTCACCAAGACCCAACACACCAGCTGCGGACTGGAACAATCAGCTGTCAGAAGACGTGAAAGTGGCACGCCTGCAGGAGATCAATGCGCTTGTGGAATCCACGGCAAAAGAGCGGAATGCTCGTTACGCCGGCCGGGTCGAGCAAGTGCTCGCCGAGGGGGTCAATCCCAAAGATCCAAGCCAGCTCATGGGGCGGACGCGCACCAACAGGCTCACCTTTTTCTCAGCTGACTCCCCTAACGGCAGCACGCATCGTGCCGGAGATCTTGTCGATGTTCGAATCGATCAAGTTCGCTCGTTCTCACTCACTGGCACACCGGTGATCAACTGA
- a CDS encoding amidohydrolase family protein, translating to MSPRVGDGTLSAWIPRGLVELDHERVGSPAPITRADGLCALQVSWREGRIVQVQPLDEGAEEPDGMLLPRLLEPHAHLDKAFSWSRYPNFSGTYAGAMAANLREHQSRTLEVVQERFERSMHLAWRHGLRAVRTHIDSLGPGAQCSWDAILEGASRWQDRVTVQPVALVPVENWSSSEGEQLAARVAASGGLLGGVITPPCSGRGHRQALRNLLALADRHGCGVDLHIDEASSEPAAGMVQLMRVLKRMTVSVPITCSHASSLSLLRASALQRLSERMARHNVQVVALPLTNGWLLGRQDSGTPLRRPLAPIRQLQRAGVCVAVGGDNVQDPWFPAGNFDPLALIAASLAQAQLAPWERLGLSPFTTAAARLMRMEWDGVIRAGAPADAMQLPVQSWAEALATPPERRLMVRGVWVQD from the coding sequence ATGAGTCCTCGTGTTGGCGATGGCACGCTCAGTGCCTGGATTCCAAGGGGACTGGTCGAGCTCGATCATGAACGCGTTGGGTCGCCAGCGCCGATCACGCGCGCTGATGGTCTATGTGCGTTGCAGGTGTCCTGGCGAGAGGGACGGATTGTGCAAGTGCAGCCCCTTGATGAGGGGGCAGAGGAACCGGATGGGATGTTGCTTCCCCGTTTGCTGGAACCCCATGCGCACCTTGATAAGGCATTCAGCTGGAGCCGCTATCCCAACTTCAGTGGCACCTACGCCGGAGCGATGGCAGCCAACCTCAGAGAACACCAGAGCCGAACTCTGGAGGTGGTTCAAGAGCGCTTTGAGCGCTCGATGCACTTGGCTTGGCGCCATGGTTTGCGTGCTGTGCGCACCCACATCGACAGCCTGGGACCTGGGGCCCAGTGCAGCTGGGACGCCATCCTTGAAGGAGCGTCTCGTTGGCAAGACCGCGTCACGGTTCAGCCGGTTGCCCTGGTTCCGGTGGAGAACTGGAGCAGCTCAGAAGGGGAACAGCTGGCGGCTCGGGTGGCAGCTTCCGGTGGCTTGCTCGGCGGTGTGATCACCCCCCCCTGCTCTGGGCGTGGGCACCGCCAAGCGTTGCGGAACCTCTTGGCGTTAGCCGATCGGCATGGATGTGGGGTGGATTTGCATATCGACGAAGCCAGCTCTGAGCCTGCTGCCGGGATGGTTCAGTTGATGCGCGTTCTCAAGCGGATGACCGTTTCAGTGCCGATCACCTGCAGCCATGCCAGCAGCTTGTCGCTGCTCAGAGCGTCTGCCTTGCAGCGCCTTTCTGAACGGATGGCGCGTCACAACGTTCAAGTGGTCGCCCTCCCCCTGACCAATGGCTGGCTGTTGGGTCGGCAGGATTCCGGTACCCCTTTGCGGCGACCATTGGCGCCGATTCGTCAGTTGCAGCGGGCTGGGGTGTGTGTGGCCGTGGGCGGTGACAACGTGCAGGATCCATGGTTTCCGGCTGGCAACTTCGACCCCTTGGCTTTGATTGCAGCGAGCCTGGCTCAGGCCCAGCTTGCTCCATGGGAACGCTTGGGTCTTTCGCCGTTTACAACGGCGGCAGCTCGATTGATGCGGATGGAGTGGGACGGTGTGATCCGAGCGGGTGCACCCGCTGATGCGATGCAGCTTCCCGTTCAAAGCTGGGCGGAAGCCTTGGCAACACCTCCAGAGCGTCGCTTGATGGTGCGTGGGGTGTGGGTGCAGGATTGA
- the ftsZ gene encoding cell division protein FtsZ: MEIVSSEMSSSMNPEGISPSQSARIEVIGVGGGGSNAVNRMILSDLEGVAYRVLNTDAQALIQSAADNRVQLGQTLTRGLGAGGNPSIGQKAAEESRADLQQALQGADLVFIAAGMGGGTGTGAAPVVAEVAKESGALTVGIVTKPFSFEGRRRMRQADEGIARLAEHVDTLIVIPNDRLRDAIAGAPLQEAFRSADDVLRMGVKGISDIITLPGLVNVDFADVRSVMTEAGTALLGIGVGSGRSRAVEAAQTAINSPLLEAARIDGASGCVINISGGRDMTLEDMTTASEVIYDVVDPEANIIVGAVVDERLEGEIHVTVIATGFTDGNPYRSERSIARPAVSAFEPSPNTNLVPESGARIPDFLRQRQQRQNNN, encoded by the coding sequence ATGGAGATTGTGAGCAGTGAGATGTCCTCATCCATGAATCCAGAGGGCATCTCGCCTAGCCAATCAGCCCGGATCGAAGTGATCGGTGTTGGAGGTGGTGGCAGCAACGCCGTCAATCGCATGATCTTGAGCGACCTGGAAGGAGTTGCCTATCGCGTTTTAAACACCGATGCACAGGCGCTGATTCAATCCGCTGCCGATAATCGCGTTCAGTTGGGGCAAACGCTCACCCGTGGACTTGGAGCTGGCGGCAATCCCAGCATTGGCCAAAAAGCGGCCGAAGAATCACGGGCTGATCTTCAACAGGCGTTACAAGGCGCTGATCTGGTCTTTATAGCCGCGGGCATGGGAGGTGGCACCGGAACTGGTGCCGCTCCCGTCGTCGCCGAAGTCGCTAAGGAAAGCGGAGCTCTCACCGTTGGCATCGTGACCAAGCCATTCAGTTTTGAGGGTCGCCGCAGGATGCGCCAGGCCGATGAAGGCATCGCCCGCCTGGCAGAGCACGTAGACACTTTGATCGTGATCCCCAACGATCGTCTTCGGGATGCCATCGCTGGAGCACCTCTGCAGGAAGCCTTCCGCAGCGCTGATGACGTTCTGCGTATGGGAGTGAAGGGAATCAGCGACATCATCACCCTCCCAGGCCTGGTCAACGTTGACTTCGCTGACGTTCGCTCCGTGATGACCGAAGCCGGTACTGCCCTGCTGGGTATTGGTGTGGGTTCAGGTCGATCAAGGGCGGTCGAAGCGGCACAAACAGCCATCAACAGCCCCTTGCTCGAAGCCGCTCGCATCGATGGTGCCAGCGGCTGCGTGATCAACATCAGTGGCGGCCGGGACATGACCCTGGAGGACATGACCACGGCATCAGAAGTGATTTATGACGTGGTGGATCCAGAAGCCAACATCATTGTTGGCGCTGTGGTGGATGAACGCCTCGAGGGTGAGATTCACGTGACCGTGATCGCTACGGGCTTTACGGACGGAAATCCTTATCGCTCAGAGCGCAGCATTGCGAGGCCAGCCGTTTCAGCATTTGAGCCAAGCCCAAACACAAACCTTGTCCCTGAAAGCGGAGCGCGCATTCCTGATTTCCTCAGGCAGCGGCAGCAACGCCAAAACAACAACTAG